One Trachemys scripta elegans isolate TJP31775 chromosome 4, CAS_Tse_1.0, whole genome shotgun sequence genomic region harbors:
- the HARBI1 gene encoding putative nuclease HARBI1 isoform X1 has protein sequence MQVTVLGKDLQQELLQELTHALTMAVPIAILDCDLLLYGRGHRTLDRFKLEDVTDEYLVSMYGFPRQFIYYLVDLLGTSLSRPTQRSRAISPETQILAALGFYTSGSFQTRMGDAIGISQASMSRCVANVTEALVERASQFIHFPEDEASVQSLKDDFYGLAGMPGVLGVIDCTHVTIKAPNAEDLSYVNRKGLHSLNCLMVCDARGALLSAETHWPGSLLDCTVLQQAALNSQFEAGLHKDGWLLGDSSFFLRTWLMTPLHIPETTAEYRYNMAHSATHSVIEQTFRTIRSRFRCLDGSKGTLQYSPEKSSHIILACCVLHNISLEHGLDVWSSPATGQMEQPEEEYEQMESLDSEACRIRRELLLTHFS, from the exons ATGCAGGTGACAGTACTGGGAAAAGATCTGCAGCAAGAACTGCTCCAAGAACTCACCCACGCTTTGACTATGGCTGTTCCTATTGCGATTCTTGATTGTGACCTCTTGCTCTATGGCCGAGGACACCGGACGCTAGATCGCTTCAAGCTGGAGGATGTCACCGATGAGTACCTGGTGTCCATGTATGGCTTCCCCCGACAATTCATTTACTATCTAGTGGATTTGCTGGGAACCAGCCTCTCTCGCCCTACACAGCGGTCCAGAGCCATCAGTCCAGAGACACAGATTCTTGCAGCATTAGGTTTCTACACTTCTGGCTCCTTCCAGACTCGCATGGGGGATGCCATTGGCATCAGCCAGGCCTCTATGAGCCGCTGTGTTGCCAATGTCACTGAAGCACTGGTGGAGAGAGCCTCACAATTCATTCATTTTCCAGAGGATGAAGCCTCTGTGCAGAGTCTGAAGGATGACTTCTATGGGCTGGCAGGGATGCCTGGAGTGCTAGGGGTAATTGACTGCACCCACGTGACAATCAAAGCACCCAATGCCGAGGACCTATCCTATGTGAATCGAAAGGGTCTGCATTCTTTAAACTGCCTAATGGTGTGTGATGCTAGAGGAGCACTGCTGAGTGCAGAGACGCACTGGCCAGGCAGCCTGCTGGACTGCACTGTGCTGCAGCAGGCAGCTCTTAATAGCCAATTTGAAGCTGGATTGCACAAAGATGGCTGGCTACTTG GTGACAGCTCCTTTTTTCTCCGCACATGGCTGATGACCCCTCTGCATATCCCTGAGACCACCGCAGAATATCGTTATAACATGGCACATTCTGCCACTCACAGTGTCATTGAGCAGACATTCAGGACCATTCGATCCCGGTTCCGTTGCCTGGATGGCTCCAAAGGCACCCTGCAGTATTCTCCAGAGAAGTCCAGCCACATCATtctggcctgctgtgtgctccataacaTCTCTCTTGAACATGGGCTAGATGTGTGGTCTTCCCCAGCAACAGGACAGATGGAGCAACCAGAGGAGGAATACGAGCAAATGGAATCGCTGGACTCTGAAGCCTGTCGTATCCGCCGCGAGCTTTTGCTTACTCATTTTAGCTAA
- the HARBI1 gene encoding putative nuclease HARBI1 isoform X2 gives MAVPIAILDCDLLLYGRGHRTLDRFKLEDVTDEYLVSMYGFPRQFIYYLVDLLGTSLSRPTQRSRAISPETQILAALGFYTSGSFQTRMGDAIGISQASMSRCVANVTEALVERASQFIHFPEDEASVQSLKDDFYGLAGMPGVLGVIDCTHVTIKAPNAEDLSYVNRKGLHSLNCLMVCDARGALLSAETHWPGSLLDCTVLQQAALNSQFEAGLHKDGWLLGDSSFFLRTWLMTPLHIPETTAEYRYNMAHSATHSVIEQTFRTIRSRFRCLDGSKGTLQYSPEKSSHIILACCVLHNISLEHGLDVWSSPATGQMEQPEEEYEQMESLDSEACRIRRELLLTHFS, from the exons ATGGCTGTTCCTATTGCGATTCTTGATTGTGACCTCTTGCTCTATGGCCGAGGACACCGGACGCTAGATCGCTTCAAGCTGGAGGATGTCACCGATGAGTACCTGGTGTCCATGTATGGCTTCCCCCGACAATTCATTTACTATCTAGTGGATTTGCTGGGAACCAGCCTCTCTCGCCCTACACAGCGGTCCAGAGCCATCAGTCCAGAGACACAGATTCTTGCAGCATTAGGTTTCTACACTTCTGGCTCCTTCCAGACTCGCATGGGGGATGCCATTGGCATCAGCCAGGCCTCTATGAGCCGCTGTGTTGCCAATGTCACTGAAGCACTGGTGGAGAGAGCCTCACAATTCATTCATTTTCCAGAGGATGAAGCCTCTGTGCAGAGTCTGAAGGATGACTTCTATGGGCTGGCAGGGATGCCTGGAGTGCTAGGGGTAATTGACTGCACCCACGTGACAATCAAAGCACCCAATGCCGAGGACCTATCCTATGTGAATCGAAAGGGTCTGCATTCTTTAAACTGCCTAATGGTGTGTGATGCTAGAGGAGCACTGCTGAGTGCAGAGACGCACTGGCCAGGCAGCCTGCTGGACTGCACTGTGCTGCAGCAGGCAGCTCTTAATAGCCAATTTGAAGCTGGATTGCACAAAGATGGCTGGCTACTTG GTGACAGCTCCTTTTTTCTCCGCACATGGCTGATGACCCCTCTGCATATCCCTGAGACCACCGCAGAATATCGTTATAACATGGCACATTCTGCCACTCACAGTGTCATTGAGCAGACATTCAGGACCATTCGATCCCGGTTCCGTTGCCTGGATGGCTCCAAAGGCACCCTGCAGTATTCTCCAGAGAAGTCCAGCCACATCATtctggcctgctgtgtgctccataacaTCTCTCTTGAACATGGGCTAGATGTGTGGTCTTCCCCAGCAACAGGACAGATGGAGCAACCAGAGGAGGAATACGAGCAAATGGAATCGCTGGACTCTGAAGCCTGTCGTATCCGCCGCGAGCTTTTGCTTACTCATTTTAGCTAA